The sequence CTAGCTCAGAGTCTGCAGACCCTGGAGTCTCCCACACACCGCTCACTGGCAAGCTTCACCATGGCAGCCCAGAATGGAAATGCTAGTTTTCCAACCAACTTCAGTATACCCCAAGAAcatgcctcctccctccccttcaacTTCAGTTATGGTGATTATGACCTCCCTCTGGATGAGGATGAGGATATGACCAAGACTCAGaccttctttgcagccaagatcGTTATTGGAGTGGCACTTGTGGGTATCATGCTGACTTGTGGTATTGGCAACTTTGTCTTTATCACTGCCCTCACCCGCTATAAAAAGCTGCGCAACCTCACCAACCTGCTCATTGCTAACCTGGCCATCTCCGACTTCCTGGTAGCCATCATCTGCTGCCCCTTTGAGATGGACTACTATGTGGTGCATCAGCTCTCCTGGGAGCATGGCCATGTGCTCTGTGCCTGTATCAACTACCTGCGTACAGTCTCACTCTACGTCTCCACCAATGCCCTGCTGGCCATTGCTATTGACAGGTGAGGATGTCAAGCATGGGAAACATGATGGAGGTGGTCCAGGTCTCCTCTTTCCTCACTTCAGCTCTAACAGCTGGCTTTACTCCAGATTCAAATGTTTGCAGATCTATGGAGGCAAAAGGAGGGTTGGTTTCTTCAGTTGTGGTTCATATTCTTCCAAATGTAGGCAAGAGTGAGTCTCCTAAACCCCTAGCTCTTGGCCATGCCGCCATATACCACATCTGCTTCAGATACAGGTATAACCATGAGCCTCTCCAACACACAAGCAAAAGCAGCAGGTTTAAGCAAGTTACTACTTAGCTACATTATAGACAAGGCAGCTTCCAGTCAAGGCAGCATGTGCAAAGTTTTTCTTGTAACCACAACCCAAATCatgatatagaacattttcatccccTAGAAAGCTTCCTTGTGCCCCTTACCAGTCAATCCTCCCACCCCAGGCAACCATCAGTCTGATTTCTAGTATCATAGTTTCATTTTACCTGTTTTTTAACTTCAcaaaaatggaataatacaatATGTACTCTGGTTTCTGGTGACTTTGATGCAAAGCTGATTTTACAATGGGATTGTTGCATGGTTTGCttgtaaaaaagagagaaggacattcttgcctttcttttttgcATACATCCGTCTgcttatttgcatatatttgcatGATATGTTCTGGAAGTCCTTTATCTGTTGTAAATTTCTAATTACAGCTTCAGACAAATTTGACACATCTTTTATTTATGTAAACTGTAGTAGGCCAACATTGAACCACCAGTGGCTCTTTTTAAGAAGCCAGTTTGTGTCACATCTTCTTGGTTCATCATTGTGAGTTACGCTGAAActcattttgatgtatttttaatcatctttttcctttttatcaccTTTCAACTTGTTTTTCCCAGTTCTCAGTGCTATTTAGGTCCATTGTCCTTTTTAATCAACCcattgatttttcatttatgaTAATATAATACACATGCAGATATAAGAGGCATCTTCCTTTTTATAACTTAATTCCtgtaggaaaaaaacaattttgttaTCACAACTGTGAGGCTCTCAAGCCCTGAACCCAGTGTTTATGAAACTTACCTATCAACCAACTACACAAAATAGCCCAGGGGAAATATGTTTGATACAATAAGTCAGATTCTTGGGGTCCTACTGAATGGGAATCCCCTGGCTAGAGCCTAAGCATCTGCATTTTACCCAATTCCCTGAGTGACTCTGTTGCCTGCCCAAGTGGGAGTTACCACTGTCCTCATCCCCTTTGTTCCATTGAAATCTTTGTCTTTATAATGTAGTTGtggggcttttctttctttctttttttttaatattggcgATTCTCAGGAAGTAAACATCCTGTTACAATACAGAAGTGGTTCCTTTTCCACCCCAAACTAGCTCTGCCTCAGTCAGCTTCCAGCTCTGTCAGCAGTTCCACCATCTCCCAGTCACACAAGCAGGTAATACTGCCATCATCCTTTGGTTTTCTCCCCGTTCTACCCCCACCCACACACGCCCTTTGCCAGATGCAGCCCTACACCAGGTCCTGGCAATAGTCCCTCCAACCTCATCTCTTGGCAAGTCATGGCTGGACCATCACTATGCTCCTCTAACTTGTCTCTTCACCCCTACAGGAGATCCTGACTGCCCCCTGAAATCCATACTCATCCATAATAAGCATCAGAATATCACCATTGAAGAGACTTTCTAATATATTTCATTCCTTACAAAACCTCCAAAAGTTTCAATGCCTATAGAACACATGCCAAATCCTGAGTCTGGCACCTCGTAGTCTTTGTAGTCTGATGCCAATCTGTCTTTCAGTCTCATGTATGGGGACACAGATAGTCTTTTCCAAAGGACACTGTATTTTAAGCACAATAACCACATCTTCTATCTTTATGTTTCCTTTGTGCTTAGCAAAGAGCCTCAAACCTGTGCCTTAGTTTGGTTTACTCCCAAAATAGATCCTGAGACAAGGATTCATGTGCAGGTAGCACCCAGGAAGCACCTTCAGGGAGATGGGAAATGCAGCAAGGGAAGGCAGTCAATAAAAGCTGTGTCACTGAACAAATTTCCACTGCGGGAAACTGATTTTTATTCTTGCCATAGAACTCTTGGAGCTGGTGTAGATCACACCTCAGAGTTCTCCCAGGAGTGGGAGGCGGGTGAGGGAGCTCAGCTATTTATATGCCAAATCTCATAAGTCATTTGTGAGGGCCTCTGGAAATTCTGTGCAGGTTACCAAGAGTACGCTGGAAGCCAGAGAAGACCTTCCGACAAAGAAATGCAGGTGTTAGCTGGTGGGAGTGGACAGGTATCCACTGAAGTGATAAGAGCAAAGGGATATAGGGGGGTATCAACAGCATCTGCTTCAACCTGGTAGATCCACAGATTGCTGAATCCTACTGTATGCCCAGCCTATGTGTGTGGAAACATAAAGTAATAGAAGACACAGTCTTTGACCTCTGGGagctttactgctgctgctaagtcgcttcagtcgtgtccgactctgtgggaccccatagatggcagcccaccaggctcccccgtccctgggattctccaggcaagaacactggagtgggttgccatttccttctccaatgcatgaaagtgaaaagtgaaagtgaagtcgctcagtcatgtccgaccctcagcgaccccatggactgcagcccaccaggcccctccgtccatgggattttccaggcaagagtactggagtggggtgccatctggGAGCTTTACTTCCACACAAAAACTAGAATAATCTATTGATAAGAGTAACTCAGAGGAAGACACGATGATTATGTTGGTGATGCAGTCTGGGAACACTTCATGAGGCAGTTGCGGTAATTTGAGTGTGCTATTCTGACCACCTCCTATACTCGGTTGATCAAGGCAGTACTCTATAGCTTCAATAGTAGTAGATGACTGAACACACAACTCTTGAAGCTAGAACAGTGAGGCTGACAGCAGTTGGTTGGTCTCGTATACTCCCAGCCCAAGGGAGGAGAACACTGCACACCAGGCAGGGCCATGTGTGCCATGTGGGAGTTGCACTCAGGAATAGAATGAACCAGCAGGGGCTGTGGACAGCAGGCTTTACAGTGGCAAGAGACTGAGGTGACCTTAGCTCCCATGGGAGGATGTGATTGGCTTGTTTGAATGATTTTGCCAACTGGCAGGGAAGTGAAACCCACTAGTTGTGGGTTGGGGGTGCAGTTATTCTGCAGTTATTCTGGGGGTGCAGTTTTCTGATAGAGAAACTAGCAGGACAGGAGCCTTTCCCACCAGAAGAAGGGATACATCTGGTGAAAACAGAGGAACTCACAGCTAAACTTTTTGTAGATATCAAAGCACACTTGGAATTTCAGCTCTTAAAATTCATGACTCTAATAAATAGCACCCCTCTTTCTTACTCAGTTTCAAACCAAttgaaaaataaggcaaaatgataagaagGATAGATGATGGCAAAACTCTTACTTTTGTTGAGATgacattaatattaaataattggCTTGTAGGCATGGGGACTACATCATACTCAGAACAAACCCTGACACTGGCAGCAGGAGAAGAGTAATGTTCATGTGCAGAGGGCCTAAAAGAGATGCTATTTGAAGTCACAGAGACCCCAGAAGGAGAGTGTTGACCTCAAGAAACAGGCAAGCAGATAGATGGCAACAAAGAATTTACAGAAGTCCTTCTTGCCAATGAAAGAGTCATAGGAAAAGATGAGTTTAAACAAAGTATTATCGCTTCCAGCATGCTTTATGTATATTTACCTTCTCAAATGGAACCTTTCAAAAAGGATGTCTGTAAAGTTATTTTTATCTccctttcacagatgaagaaactaagtccCAGGGGCATAAGTGATTTATCTGAGGATTTAGGTACAGAGCTAAAATCCAGGGCTTCTGAATAATGCCTAGGCAGtgttctttatgatttatttgatgacaataaatcataaaataaagcTCTGAATTTTGGAGCATCCTATAGGATAAGGAAGAAGTTACTGAGTGAAAAGGAATTAGAATTTAAGAGTTGATAGCAGAGTAAGCAGGGCTGTAGAAATTCTCTTTAGCATTGGTTACTGAGATACTTTTCATGCTGGAATCAGACTGGGAGGATTATTAAGTCCTGAACTAGTTCTGCATTATGTAAGGACTTGGGACTCACTATGGGAGGCAGAATAATGACCCCCAAGATATCCATATCTTAATCCCCAGAACATGTTATGCCTAAGAGGAATTAAGGTTGTTAATTAGCTGGTCATAATATAAGGACATTATACTGAATTATCTGGTGGGCTCAGCATAATCACATCAGTCCTTAAATGTGcaagagggaggcagaaaagTCAGTGTCAGGGTGATGTGTTGCGGGAAGGGCTTGACTGATCATTGATGGCTTTGAACATATAAGGGGGCCATAAGCCAACTAATGCAGGCAGccctaaaggaaaaacaaatgagataTTTCCCTaaaagcctccagaaaggaacacagGCCTACCGACACCTTGATGTTAGCCCAGTAAGATACATGTCAGACTTCAGACTTCAAAACCATGATAATAAAtttgtttaagccactgaatttgtagtaatttgttatagcagcaacagGAAATTGATACACTCAGCATCACCCAGAGACAATGATTGTGAGATGTCCCTGCCCCAGTGAAGAATGAGCTAACCCTCTTGTCGCAATCTCCAGCCCTGTGAGCCTTGTGCTATCCAGGCAATTCGTGCAGGTTAACTTGGAAAAACTGGGACCCATGGATGGATAAAGAACTCTAACAAGCACTGCTCATTAATTTATATAGCTAGGGTGCACCCAGTGGATGGGATGAGATCCAGTTTTATCTCAGGTCTTCAGAAAGCTGCAACCTGGGGTGCACAAGGCTGCCATGAGATCTTCTAATTGAAGTCTATGGGTCAGAGCTGCCAGTGGGCAAGGGGAAGGCAAAAGCAGGTAAAAGAACCCCAAGACAGATTATCGCCAGGGACAGACAGAAATAGCACTCCAGAAGGCCTTCTTGGTCAAGTCAGAAACTTGGAAAGGTGACCAAAGGGTCTAGTTACCaaaaagtgtaaagtgaaagtcaaagtgaagttgctcagtcgtgtctgactctctgcgacccatggactgtagcctaccactctcctccatccatgggattttccaggcaagaatactggagtaggttgccatttccttctccagaggctcttccctatccagggatcgaacccaggtctcccgcattgtaggcagacgctttaccatctgagccaccagggaaggctagaTAGAAACCCATGGGTGTCTTCCTGCTATTGGTCATAACCTGACTCAAGCTCCAGGTATGAGGTATATGTTCATCTCCAGACCGAATTGCTTCTTCCCAATCCCTCATGCCTCTCTTCTTCTTCCACCTTCCTCCACCGCCTCTTTCTCTTGACCCATAAAATGTACAAGAATGAGTCCAGGGGACTAAATTACCTAAATAGGTATTATTAGGTTTCTCTAGAAAGGAAGTGTTCAACCTACACAAATGAGCTCATTTCCCACTAAGGGCTCCAACTTCTTTCCCAGGCAGTGTTGCTGATTAGAAAGAGGATAAAAGCTTTATGCTATATGCTGCTTGATGGTGTCAAGGCAACTTTACTTACCTTCTCATCTGAGCTTGAGACAGCCCATGGAGGTGGGTGTAAAAGGTTTGTATCAGGAGCCCACATTCCATTCCCTGTACCAAGTgagcttgggcaagtcatttacaTCTCACTAGATTGCTCAGATTCCACCCTAAACCACCCCTACCCTCCAACTCTGTAATGCAGAATGACACCTGAGGGTAGCAGAGAGAAAGTCCTAGTCCACAGACCTTCTTTTGCCTCTACACCCGGAGATCTGTGAATTGAAGAGTTTTGAAAGAATTATATTCTTAGACAGAATGGCAAGCTTGAAAGTCAGTTGGTATCAATAGGATTTATAATCATGATACACCtcatgtatttattgaatatctagtACACGCCAAGCATTTCACAAACATTGTAACATTTAATATTCACAGAAGCCCTGCAAGGTAGGTGTCATTTTATCCGATGTTGCActtgaggaaaggaaggaaaggaatctCAGAGAGACTGATTCACTCTAGACTCCCAAAGCCAATCAGGTAAAAAGCCAGGATTTATTCTATCTGTTTGACCCAAATCCTGCGCTGTTCCCACTAAACCTCTCTTCTCCTCCAAATGCCAAATGATGTTGCTAAAATCAAATGATGCATGTTGATGCTGGAAAATAGGTACGTGGAGAGTCATTGTGCCATTTTGTCTGCTACTGTGGGTGTTTGGGTTAGTTAAAAACTAATAATGATTACAAGCATATATCAGCATACATCATTGCTACTGATGCTTCCCTCCCCCACCAGATATCTCGCTATCGTTCACCCCTTGAAACCACGAATGAATTATCAAACAGCCTCCTTCCTGATCGCTTTGGTCTGGATGGTATCCATTCTCATCTCCATCCCATCAGCCTACTTCACAAAGGAAACCGTCCTCTTCATTGtcaaaaaccagaaaaagatctTCTGCGGCCAGGTCTGGCCAGTGGACCAGCAGCTCTACTATAAATCCTACTTCCTCTTTGTCTTTGGCATCGAGTTCCTGGGACCCGTGGTCACCATGACCCTGTGCTATGCCAGGATCTCCCGAGAGCTCTGGTTCAAAGCGGTCCCAGGTTTCCAGACTGAGCAGATCCGGAAGAGGCTGCGCTGCCGCCGGAAGACGGTACTGGTACTAATGTGTATCCTCACAGCGTATGTTCTGTGCTGGGCGCCCTTCTATGGCTTCACAATCGTGCGCGACTTCTTCCCCACTGTGTTCGTGAAGGAAAAGCATTACCTCACAGCCTTTTATGTTGTGGAGTGCATCGCCATGAGCAACAGCATGATCAACACCGTGTGCTTCGTGACAGTGAAGAACAACACCATGAAGTATTTCAAGAAGATGCTGCTGCTCCACTGGCGGCCCTCCCACCATGGGAGTAAGTCCAGTGCTGACCTCGACCTCAAAACCAGCCGCCTGCCAGCCACGGAGGAGGTGGATTGTGTCAGGCTGAAGTGACCCACTGGTACTTCACAATGGAGAACCCAAAAGCCAGTACTTGGTGCACAGTTTATCAATAACCAAGTTCACAGGCTGCATGGGGAAAGGGCAACTGTTTTCACACTTCGCTGCTGTCAAGGAGCTGGATGCTTCTGCAGTCATAAAATGCAGTGCGGCTTGACACAAACCAcagcagctaacatttactgataCCTGCTCAACGTACTGTGCACAACACCACCAGCGAGATTAAACAGTAAAAGGAGCTGACATTTACTGATTACCTACTGTGTgtaaaaatagcaaaatgaattGGCAGGAGTCATTGGAGTCATCGAGTTATATCCAGATATTTAGGTGTCAGACAGAGGCCACTGTTGGTCTTCTAGATTCATACTTCATCTTACCTCATTGTGTATCCATCCAGTCAGTGCAGGAAAGTCAAAAGCCAACAGAATATAGAACAATGGAGATAAAAGCATGAGTTACAGTGTAACCCCATGAGTTACAGTGTGGGGTTTACAGCCTCATGGGGAGACAGTTCACGCCATCACAATGAGCTTTTCCACTCAGATCTTATGATTTGTTAGAACATTCTCTTGGATTCTGGCTGCCAGAAAAGAATTTTTCTCATAATCAGGTCATTAGTTATCTATAATGGTgtcatttcaaagaaaagaaccaaaaaatcTCTTTTCCTCTGATCCTTGAAAGCTCATCATTCTTTTGGGTGAAGACAGGCAATCCTGAAATGAGGAACACATCCAGTTCCTGACACCTTAAAGTAAATGATGTCAGAAACTCCAGTATCAAGGAGAAAGGAGTGGAGTTTGCCACTGGCAATGAACGTAATCTGTGTGGCCATTTTGCTAAGGCCTGGACCATTTTTCTAGAACACATCCTCTTTTTCAAAGATGAGCTCTACTTGGAATtcaaagacctgggttcaagttctAAATCATGTGACCTAGATTTTattctctctgcctctcagttTTGTCCAATAAAACAGGACTACCTTATAGGACTGTTGGGAGAGACCACTGAGGTCATAGTTTATGAAAAAGTGATTTTCAGCTATACAAGTGacaagaatggataagtgacatTGAGCAATTTGTTTGGACCCCATCCACTGTGGCTTATTATGGAGAAACACTCCCACTTTTTCATCCTTATTCTATGAACCAGTGAGCCCTGAACTCTTTGCAGAGATCTGAACTCTACATCAGGAGAAAAAACAATCCTTGTCCTGGGTTATAATCAGGAAGATTCGACCTCAGAGTCTCTGTAACCCCCCTCCCCTGACTTTCAGTATCCCTGTGATCATAGAAGTATTTTGACAATCTTCCCTGCACGTTGCCAAACAACACACCCCAGAGTTGCCTAATTCTGTTTGTATTATCACATATCTGTGGTAATTGTGTATatttgtcctcatttcttctggATTCATTTTGAAGCAGAGACTATACAAATGGGAACTGATTTGGGATTGACTCAAATGACCCACATTTGGACAATTCCCACTTTTCTGTAGTTAAAATGTTATTTAGTtgcttatgtgtgtatgtgtgtctaatTAATCATTGGTGTTTTATCCAACAGTGGTGTTTCAACCAACATTTTCTTATGTCACCACCCAGCAGACTCACTTTCAGCCCAATTATTGTACCCTCAGAAAATGTAAACTCACTTGAACATTAGGCTAGCCAAACTGTTTATAAATTCTGatctaaaaaaattatatgatttatTCTAAAGCCAAGCAAGTAAATATTTGGGGTTATCTGCATTTTCACAAATGtaataacttcatttttatttattactccTATCCTGACTCTTCTCCTAATAAGATGATTCTTTAAGACTAGACTGTTACCAATTGTATCTGTCAAAAGAATTCAgcccctttttcctttttatattataCTAAcctctccgggagttggtgatggacagggaggcctggcgtgctgcaattcatggggtcacaaggagtcagacatgactgagcagctgaactgaactgaactgaacctctctTCACTTAAATTTAATGGAAACAACTTTTGTAAATATCTGTGTGATTTGTGAGtttccagtgaatgaaagtgttaCATTGTTATCagataaaataattaacataCGGAATCTTAACCACACTATTAAAGGATTTTCCCTGCTAATCTTCTATGTGTTAGTATATTTAGATATCAGTGAAGTAATAGCCATTTAAACAATTAAACCTTGAAACAGAGAAGGAAGTTCTTAAAGGCATTTTTAGAACAATAGTAGCTCACACCAGCAACCAATCTCATCTTGGTCACATCTCTCAAGCTGCCAGTCCAAGAGAGTACTCATGCATGCAAATCAGTCAGAGAACCACTACTCCATGTTCACATTCACATTCATGTTCATGCTCCtccttcatttcattctttaaaaattaaaaaaaaaaaacccttcattttaaaatcatcttgtTTAATGAATAACGCTGTTTACATGGAGACTGTTCATTGATCTAACTGGTGTTAAGGTAATAAATGAATAGCACTTGTGTTTACCCTTTTCTTCTCGAGACTAATTAATGCTAagcttaagatatttttaaatttctgagatatataaatatttatatataattttatattgggAGCTATTGAACATTTAATCTCGTTTGGCAAGACAGATCCATTTCCTTGGCCAGAATAAAAGAAGGATGGCTTTGTGATGAAGCTATTAGAGATTTTTCTTTCAGCATCCAACATCAATAATAAGTTGATTctcattcaggatggggaacacatgtatacctgtagtggattcatttcaatatttggcaaaactaatacaatattataaagtttaaaaataaaataacattaaaactaaagaaaaaaaaaaagaaattaaaaaatagcttCAGGCCTTTCAGGGGTAAAAACCAATTCCAGGCTTATGAAGGAAAAAGTTACACATGGGACGTGATTATAAAACTTAAAGTCAGTTCTATCTCTAGGGGGAAGTGTCGGCTTTGAATCATATCTCCTCAATCTAACCATTATCTCTCCCTTGAACTCAAgatcacacaaacacacacacacacacacccctcaacAGGAGGCCAAAGCAGGAAAAAGCCTTTTTGGGCATGTAATTCAACTCACTAGTGTCTTAGATGAGAAGATATGAATTCCAAATGAGGAAGTGATTTGCTTAAGGATGCACAGCTAACACTTGCTGGAGCCAAAATAGTGCTCCAAGGTCTCAGTCTGGTCCAGTAACTGCCCTTTTGAATCCAAAGGAGAGGACTTCCTCTAAGAATGTTTAGAGGGCCATTTAAACTGGTTCCTCACCTCCTGAGAGAATCTTAAACTGCCCAAAAGATACCTGCCTTCCCTCTGCCAAGCAGAGTGCATCCCATCCAATAGACTTCATAATCTAGACTCCAGGGTTCCAGAGAAACCAGAATTACCCCAGGACAACTCTAGTGCTCCTGCCTTTCATTTCTCCTAATGGGAGAAGTGTCCCCTTTGGGAGATATCTGAGCACATTTAGCTGGAATGTACATGGAGCTATTTGGATGTGGTGTTGGAGCCATGTGGAAAAGCAGATTATGAGGAGAAGAGGCCTTGGCCACAGGAAAAGTAGGTGGTGGGGAAAAGGGCTTTCTCATATTGGAAGACAAAGCAAGTCCAAGGCCAGAGTGTGTAATCATCACACAAGTGGTGAGCAGTGGTCATTCCTCATGCCTCCCAGGAACCAAATGCCTTCTGGTCACCAGGTCAGCCTCTCTCCTGAGGTACACCTACCAGGCCACACATCACCTCCTGGAGTTGCTTGAACGAATTACTCCTTTACAGATGCTCAAAGAGCTCCAAATACAGGACAGTTTTTCTAAGCGATAAAGAGGCATGGGGAGAAAATGTGTTTGGCACTTGCTTCAGCTATAACAAATTGGTGGGAGGTGAGAGATTCATTGGAACTTGAAAAGAATAATCATCAGATAGAGGAAAATAGGCAGGGGGGTTGCCTCCAAGAATCGAGGAGGTCAGTTTTGGAACAGAAGGTCATATAGACACAAGGTCCTTCCAGTCCTTTGTTGATTCCTTGTACTGAATTTCCACATGTGAGTCACAGCCTGAGATGAAAGAGGTCGTCTCCAGGATCTCAGGTAATGCTATTTGTAGGTTTCCAGCTCTGGATCCAGGCAAGTTCCTGATACAATTCTTTGACTGACTTCTGCAGCAGGAACGGTCCACTGTGTGCAGAAGATCAACCACCCACTCACTTATTTAGTCTCTGTCTGTGCTGACTGCTGTGGAGGAACAAAGGTGTGGGTGCAAGTCTGAATCTGAAAGTGACTCTCAAAATGATACATGATTAATTCTATGTTGAAGTAGAAACACTGTAAGCACAAAAATGGAGAGGATTTAGAAGACAGATTCCTTCCAACCATGGGAATCACAAAAGGTTTGGAGTAGAGAGGTTGTTAGACAGAGTTCTGGAAGATGGAGAATGGTAGGGAGAGGGTATTCTagacaaagaaaatagaaagagcaAAGACATAAAAGAGGGGAAATGAGATAGAATATAAGTGGAACAACAAATAGTTTGATTTGACAGACATACAGAATATAGATGTTTAGGGGAGAACAAACACTGGCAGCAGGATAAAGAGCAGGATGAAAAGAGGTGTATTGAAAAGGACTTGGATTCACAATGAGAATCATATTTAAATAGTAATTCTTATTTAATAACTTTCACTTTACCTCTTACcccttgtaaaatgggaatgatcatAATACTTGCAGCATAAGATTATATGTGGATTAAATATGTATCTTCAACAacgcctcagttcagttcagttcagtcactcagtggtctccatctctttgcgacccatggactccagcatgccaggcttccctgtccatcaccaaatcctggagcttgctcaaactcatgtccattgagtcagtgatgccatccaaccatctcatcctctgtcaaccccttctccccgcttcaatccttcccagcatcagggtcttttcaaatgagtcagttctttgcatcaggtggccaaagtactgaagcttcagcttcagcttcagcatcaatccctgcaatgaatattcaggactggtttcctttaggattgactggttggatctccttgcagtccaagggactctcaagagtcttctccaacaccacagttcaaaaacatcaattcttcactgctcagctttctttatagtacaactctcacatccatacatgactactggaaaaaccatagccttgactagacggacctttgttggcaaagtaatgtctctgcttttaaatacactgtttaggtttgtcacagcttttcttccaaagagcaagaatcttttaatttcatggctgcagtcaccatctggcatgatttttgagcccaagaaaataaagtctctcaactgtttccattctttccctatctgttttccaagaagtgatgggaccgaatgccacaatcttagtttttttaatattgagctttaagccagctttttcattctcctctttcactttcatcagttcctcttcgcttctgccataagagtggcatcatctgcatatctgaggttattgatat comes from Bubalus bubalis isolate 160015118507 breed Murrah chromosome 14, NDDB_SH_1, whole genome shotgun sequence and encodes:
- the PROKR2 gene encoding prokineticin receptor 2, with protein sequence MAAQNGNASFPTNFSIPQEHASSLPFNFSYGDYDLPLDEDEDMTKTQTFFAAKIVIGVALVGIMLTCGIGNFVFITALTRYKKLRNLTNLLIANLAISDFLVAIICCPFEMDYYVVHQLSWEHGHVLCACINYLRTVSLYVSTNALLAIAIDRYLAIVHPLKPRMNYQTASFLIALVWMVSILISIPSAYFTKETVLFIVKNQKKIFCGQVWPVDQQLYYKSYFLFVFGIEFLGPVVTMTLCYARISRELWFKAVPGFQTEQIRKRLRCRRKTVLVLMCILTAYVLCWAPFYGFTIVRDFFPTVFVKEKHYLTAFYVVECIAMSNSMINTVCFVTVKNNTMKYFKKMLLLHWRPSHHGSKSSADLDLKTSRLPATEEVDCVRLK